The Gordonia sp. KTR9 genome contains a region encoding:
- a CDS encoding circularly permuted type 2 ATP-grasp protein — MTSSPGNASAVFDRYRAEGHTLFDPGRPLDSYDELLEPGGGIRPAWADLARIYQLRGPDRLRDSAARLAAAVSDDGVVYNDFDGRDTVTRDWEVDAVPLVVDGVEWAELEKAITQRSMLLDLLLRDLYRDQKTIAAGLVAPEMVFGHPGYIRKAARLEVAGPHALFLHAVDISRTPDGEFVAYRDRTQAPSGVGYAIVGRRLMSKTFPQLFQACAPRPMANFAATMRLALTEYAPPGVDDPTVAVLSPGSMSETAFDQAYLASVLGFPLVEGADLTVRDGAVYMRSLGRYKRVDVLLRRVDAAYADPLDLRTDSQLGVAGLVEAISRGTVTVLNTLGSGVLENPALHTVLERLAPVLLDEDLRLRSVTTHWAGDRLQRGLIRDRLASLVLTNTCTGEEFIGPLLAAADRAELDARIEAQTWQWVARDLEAFSVAPTVTPGSGSGGPPATLRAAPVSVRAFSVAQGPGYAVMPGGLGAVLADGVEGAAHHVVAAKDVWVTSTEVGGHISRRSETRGEPAAEVLSGAAGRPVTREYSDVAAAASPRVLADLFWLGRYGERTELVTRLAKVSRERYQDFQYRPWMSGTPAVPLLLHAVATVTGTARYLDTADLLMSGSDRPPSPDQVNEAIEKIADLTVSRSVPGTIAYSVDRLLSTARAVRDQMSTSTWMVLAPVERIMASTTRLVARSRTDADAGVGDAALDLGPDLARAHDEILHGVLALTGLQAESMVHDPGWMFMDVGRRIERAVTLADLTRAMFAEAQDTDVEQTLLESYLVANESSVIYRRRNRGLYQPASVAELLLFDPTNPRSMIFCLERMNADLSSVPETLRSAGAERAVQDMIAELRRGDPADLVRVDADRRRPELVELMTTLRTGATELSDLLTRTRFATPRQARPIWAGGQS, encoded by the coding sequence GTGACCTCTTCGCCGGGCAACGCTTCCGCGGTGTTCGACCGCTACCGCGCCGAGGGCCACACGCTCTTCGATCCGGGCCGGCCGCTCGACTCCTACGACGAACTCCTGGAACCCGGTGGGGGAATCCGCCCGGCATGGGCGGACCTGGCCCGCATCTATCAGTTGCGCGGACCCGACCGCCTCCGGGATTCCGCCGCCCGGCTGGCCGCCGCGGTGAGCGACGACGGCGTGGTCTACAACGACTTCGACGGCCGCGACACCGTGACCCGCGACTGGGAGGTCGACGCGGTGCCGCTGGTCGTCGACGGCGTCGAGTGGGCCGAACTCGAGAAGGCCATCACGCAGCGTTCTATGCTGCTGGACCTGCTGCTGCGTGACCTCTATCGCGATCAGAAGACAATCGCCGCCGGACTTGTCGCGCCGGAGATGGTCTTCGGGCATCCGGGGTACATCCGCAAGGCCGCGCGCCTGGAGGTCGCCGGCCCGCATGCCTTGTTCCTGCACGCGGTCGACATCTCGCGAACCCCCGACGGCGAATTCGTCGCCTACCGCGATCGTACCCAGGCGCCGTCGGGCGTCGGGTACGCGATCGTCGGTCGCCGGCTGATGTCGAAGACCTTCCCGCAGCTGTTCCAGGCGTGCGCGCCACGGCCGATGGCCAATTTCGCCGCCACGATGAGGCTGGCGCTCACCGAGTACGCGCCGCCGGGGGTCGACGACCCGACGGTGGCGGTCCTCAGTCCGGGCAGCATGTCCGAGACCGCGTTCGACCAGGCCTATCTCGCCTCGGTGCTCGGCTTCCCGCTCGTCGAAGGTGCCGATCTCACCGTCCGCGACGGTGCGGTGTACATGCGGTCGCTGGGTCGGTACAAGCGCGTGGACGTGTTGTTGCGGCGCGTCGACGCCGCCTACGCGGATCCGCTGGACCTGCGGACGGACTCCCAGCTCGGCGTCGCGGGCCTGGTCGAGGCGATCTCGCGCGGCACCGTGACGGTCCTCAACACCCTCGGCTCGGGCGTCCTGGAGAACCCGGCGCTGCACACCGTGCTGGAGCGTCTGGCGCCGGTACTGCTCGACGAGGATCTGCGGTTGAGGTCGGTCACCACCCACTGGGCGGGAGATCGGTTGCAGCGCGGTCTGATCCGTGACCGGCTGGCCTCCCTGGTGCTGACCAACACGTGCACGGGCGAGGAGTTCATCGGTCCGCTGCTCGCCGCTGCCGATCGCGCCGAGCTCGACGCCCGGATCGAGGCGCAGACGTGGCAGTGGGTGGCGCGCGACCTCGAGGCGTTCTCGGTGGCCCCCACGGTCACCCCCGGCAGTGGTTCCGGCGGTCCACCGGCGACGCTGCGCGCGGCACCGGTGTCGGTCCGCGCCTTCAGCGTCGCGCAGGGTCCCGGCTACGCGGTGATGCCGGGCGGGCTGGGCGCGGTCCTCGCCGACGGGGTCGAGGGTGCTGCTCACCATGTGGTTGCCGCCAAGGACGTCTGGGTCACCAGCACCGAGGTGGGCGGGCACATATCGCGCCGTTCGGAGACGCGCGGCGAGCCGGCCGCCGAGGTCCTCTCGGGCGCGGCGGGCCGTCCGGTGACCCGTGAATACTCCGACGTCGCGGCCGCGGCCAGCCCTCGTGTCCTGGCGGACCTGTTCTGGCTGGGCCGCTACGGCGAACGGACCGAGCTGGTGACGCGCCTGGCCAAGGTGTCCCGCGAGCGGTATCAGGACTTCCAGTACCGCCCGTGGATGTCCGGTACACCGGCGGTGCCGCTGCTGCTGCACGCCGTCGCCACGGTGACGGGCACCGCGCGCTATCTCGACACCGCCGATCTCCTGATGTCGGGTTCGGACCGGCCGCCGTCGCCCGACCAGGTGAACGAGGCGATCGAGAAGATCGCCGACCTCACCGTGTCGCGGTCGGTGCCCGGGACCATCGCGTATTCGGTCGACCGGCTTCTGAGTACGGCCCGGGCGGTCCGGGATCAGATGTCGACCAGCACCTGGATGGTGCTCGCGCCCGTCGAACGGATCATGGCGAGCACGACCCGGCTGGTCGCCCGGTCGCGCACCGACGCCGACGCCGGTGTCGGCGACGCCGCACTCGATCTCGGACCCGACCTGGCCCGCGCACACGACGAGATCCTGCACGGTGTGCTGGCCCTCACCGGACTGCAGGCCGAGTCGATGGTGCACGACCCGGGCTGGATGTTCATGGACGTCGGCCGACGTATCGAACGTGCGGTCACCCTCGCCGACCTCACGCGCGCGATGTTCGCCGAGGCGCAGGACACCGACGTCGAGCAGACGCTGCTGGAGTCGTACCTGGTGGCCAATGAGTCGTCGGTCATCTATCGCCGCCGCAATCGCGGTCTGTACCAACCGGCCAGTGTCGCCGAGCTGCTGCTCTTCGACCCGACCAATCCGAGATCGATGATCTTCTGCCTGGAGCGGATGAACGCCGACCTGTCCTCGGTACCGGAGACCCTTCGGTCGGCCGGTGCCGAACGAGCCGTCCAGGACATGATCGCCGAGCTGCGTCGCGGTGACCCCGCCGACCTGGTGCGCGTCGACGCCGACCGCAGGCGCCCTGAACTCGTCGAACTGATGACGACGCTGCGCACCGGTGCCACCGAGCTCTCCGACCTGCTGACCCGGACCCGCTTCGCCACCCCGCGCCAGGCGCGACCGATCTGGGCAGGTGGGCAGTCGTGA
- a CDS encoding transglutaminase family protein, protein MTIKVALEHRTVYSFDRPTRIYPHVVRLRPAPHSRTPIEAYSLTVEPGAHFLNWQQDAFSNYLARLVFPEPSNSLGITVSLVADLTAINPFDFFIEDWAEFFGFEYPAELRRDLEIFLRPAGVTEGEFAGAPVHPEIAKFAAKHRPAGRTRVIDFLVRLNAAVRDAVGYTVRLEAGVQSPEYTLSSAIGSCRDSAWLLVALLRELGFAARFVSGYLVQLTSDVKSLDGPSGPDADFTDLHAWTEVYLPGAGWVGLDPTSGLFAGEGHIPLAATPHPVGAAPITGSTGPCHATLDFTNTVTRFHEDPRVTLPYTAEQWTRVTDLGALVDERMERNDVRLTMGGEPTFVSIDNQTDPEWRTAADGPHKRLLAGRLAGRLHQAYAPGGLIRRSQGKWYPGEPLPRWQLELMWRTDGLPIWRDPQLLADPWATPEQCAAAIETETHGPDPENIGDAGPARELLTAFAEALGLPADQVVPAYEDPLVRMRELAAMPPGDPGTDPTLPAARSFAQAEIAVDADSTEGDDDESLSPAVDSVNRRRALIARLDAAVTEPSAHLLPLSRSEDRTAWQSAVWTTRRGRIVLTPGTSPAGLRLPLNSLSWGPAPTLFEADPSARHEDLPADPSEALGHTVRAVDPAQFLPRTALVAEVRGGVVHVFMPPTSTLEEYLAIVELVEDAAAATSTPVVVEGYGPPADPRLVSLSVTPDPGVVEVNIQPTHGFAEQSELLESLYEHARQVRLGTESFDLDGSHGGTGGGNHITLGGVTPADSPMLRRPDLLVSMLTYWQRHPALSYLFSGRFIGTTSQAPRVDEGRESALYELEIAFAEIDRLAVKNATGGRFDGAPPNPWVTDRALRHLLTDITGNTHRAEFCIDKLYSPDSVRGRLGLLELRAFEMPPHHRMAMVQSLLVRSLVSWFWEKPYRARLIRHGGDLHGKHLLPHYVIADIALVAEELREAGYPFETAWLDPFTEFRFPRLGTVQIRDQEIELRSAIEPWNTLGEESTGTGTARYVDSSVERVQVRVLGGEDDRYLLTCNGFPIPLRATGRTGERVAGIRFRAWQPPSSLHPTITIDTPLTFDLIDTVNGRSVGGATYHVVHPGGRAYDRPPVNAVEAESRRNGRFEAAGHTTGTVDVGLLRERQSRQAIDFGVPGILDLRRARTVLR, encoded by the coding sequence GTGACGATCAAGGTCGCCCTCGAACACCGGACGGTGTACTCCTTCGACCGGCCGACCAGGATCTACCCGCACGTCGTCCGCCTGCGTCCGGCGCCGCACTCACGCACTCCCATCGAGGCCTACTCGCTCACCGTCGAGCCCGGTGCGCATTTCCTGAACTGGCAGCAGGACGCGTTCAGCAATTACCTGGCGCGCCTGGTGTTCCCGGAGCCGTCGAACTCCCTCGGGATCACCGTGAGCCTGGTCGCGGACCTCACCGCGATCAACCCGTTCGACTTCTTCATCGAGGACTGGGCCGAGTTCTTCGGGTTCGAGTATCCCGCCGAACTGCGGCGCGACCTGGAGATCTTCCTTCGGCCGGCGGGTGTCACCGAAGGTGAATTCGCCGGTGCACCAGTACATCCGGAGATCGCGAAGTTCGCGGCCAAGCACCGTCCGGCCGGTCGTACGCGCGTCATCGACTTCCTCGTGCGACTCAACGCGGCGGTCCGGGACGCCGTCGGTTACACCGTTCGCCTCGAGGCGGGCGTTCAATCACCGGAGTACACCCTGTCCAGCGCGATCGGGTCGTGCCGGGACTCGGCCTGGTTGCTGGTCGCCCTCCTGCGCGAACTCGGGTTCGCGGCGCGTTTCGTCTCCGGCTATCTCGTCCAGCTGACCTCGGATGTGAAGTCGCTCGACGGCCCGTCGGGTCCCGACGCCGACTTCACCGATCTGCACGCATGGACCGAGGTGTACCTCCCCGGTGCCGGATGGGTGGGTCTGGACCCGACGTCGGGCCTGTTCGCCGGCGAAGGACACATCCCCTTGGCCGCCACCCCACACCCCGTCGGCGCCGCCCCGATCACCGGATCGACCGGTCCGTGCCACGCGACACTCGATTTCACCAACACGGTCACGCGGTTCCACGAGGACCCGCGCGTCACCCTGCCCTACACCGCCGAACAGTGGACCCGGGTGACCGACCTCGGCGCCCTGGTCGACGAGCGGATGGAACGCAACGACGTGCGCCTGACGATGGGTGGCGAGCCGACGTTCGTGTCTATCGACAACCAGACGGATCCGGAATGGCGGACCGCCGCGGACGGCCCGCACAAACGGTTGCTGGCCGGACGGCTGGCCGGCCGTCTGCACCAGGCGTATGCACCGGGTGGGCTGATCCGGCGCAGCCAGGGCAAGTGGTATCCCGGCGAACCGCTCCCGCGCTGGCAGCTCGAACTGATGTGGCGCACCGACGGACTGCCGATCTGGCGGGACCCGCAATTGCTCGCCGATCCGTGGGCGACGCCGGAACAGTGCGCGGCCGCGATCGAGACCGAGACCCACGGCCCGGATCCGGAGAACATCGGCGATGCCGGCCCGGCGCGGGAACTGCTCACCGCGTTCGCCGAGGCGCTCGGGCTCCCGGCCGACCAGGTCGTGCCCGCCTACGAGGACCCGCTGGTGCGCATGCGCGAGCTCGCCGCGATGCCACCCGGTGATCCCGGGACCGACCCGACCCTGCCCGCCGCGCGGTCGTTCGCGCAGGCCGAGATCGCCGTCGACGCCGATTCGACGGAGGGCGACGACGACGAGAGCCTCTCGCCGGCAGTGGATTCCGTCAACCGCAGGCGAGCGCTGATCGCCCGGCTCGACGCCGCCGTCACCGAGCCGAGCGCCCACCTGTTGCCGTTGAGCCGGTCGGAGGACCGGACCGCGTGGCAGAGCGCGGTGTGGACGACCCGGCGAGGACGGATCGTGCTGACCCCCGGCACCTCGCCGGCCGGGTTGCGCCTGCCGCTCAACTCATTGTCGTGGGGTCCGGCGCCGACACTGTTCGAGGCCGACCCGTCCGCACGCCACGAGGACCTCCCGGCCGACCCGTCGGAAGCCCTGGGCCACACCGTGCGCGCGGTGGACCCCGCGCAGTTCCTCCCGCGCACGGCCCTCGTCGCCGAGGTCCGCGGCGGCGTGGTCCACGTGTTCATGCCACCGACCTCGACGCTCGAGGAGTACCTCGCGATCGTCGAACTCGTCGAGGACGCGGCGGCCGCGACATCGACGCCGGTCGTCGTCGAGGGATACGGACCGCCCGCCGATCCGCGCCTCGTCTCGTTGTCGGTGACCCCGGACCCGGGCGTCGTCGAGGTCAACATCCAGCCGACCCATGGTTTCGCCGAGCAGTCCGAATTGCTCGAATCGCTGTACGAGCACGCGCGACAGGTCCGCCTGGGCACGGAGAGTTTCGATCTCGACGGCAGCCACGGCGGCACGGGCGGCGGCAACCACATCACCCTCGGCGGCGTCACGCCCGCGGATTCGCCGATGCTGCGCCGCCCCGACCTGCTGGTGTCCATGCTGACCTACTGGCAGCGTCATCCCGCGCTGTCGTACCTGTTCTCCGGCCGGTTCATCGGCACCACGTCGCAGGCACCGCGAGTCGACGAGGGACGCGAGTCGGCGCTGTACGAACTGGAGATCGCCTTCGCCGAGATCGACCGGCTCGCGGTCAAGAACGCCACCGGCGGGCGATTCGACGGCGCGCCGCCCAATCCCTGGGTCACCGACCGGGCGCTGCGACACCTGCTGACCGACATCACCGGGAACACCCACCGGGCCGAGTTCTGCATCGACAAGCTCTACAGCCCGGACTCGGTGCGCGGCCGGCTGGGCCTGCTGGAACTGCGGGCCTTCGAGATGCCGCCGCACCACCGGATGGCGATGGTGCAGTCGCTGCTGGTGCGCAGCCTGGTGTCGTGGTTCTGGGAGAAGCCCTACCGTGCCCGGCTTATCCGCCACGGCGGTGACCTGCACGGAAAACACCTGTTGCCGCACTACGTCATCGCCGACATCGCGCTGGTCGCCGAGGAACTGCGCGAGGCCGGCTACCCGTTCGAGACCGCGTGGCTGGATCCGTTCACCGAATTCCGCTTCCCGCGTCTGGGGACCGTGCAGATCCGCGACCAGGAAATCGAGTTGCGCAGTGCCATCGAACCGTGGAACACGCTGGGGGAGGAGTCGACCGGAACCGGCACCGCCCGGTACGTGGACTCCTCCGTCGAACGCGTGCAGGTGCGGGTCCTGGGTGGCGAGGACGATCGATATCTGCTGACCTGCAACGGGTTCCCGATCCCGCTGCGTGCCACGGGACGTACCGGCGAACGCGTGGCCGGCATCCGCTTCCGGGCCTGGCAGCCGCCGAGCTCGCTGCACCCGACGATCACCATCGACACCCCGCTGACCTTCGACCTGATCGACACGGTCAACGGCCGGTCGGTGGGCGGCGCGACCTATCACGTCGTGCACCCCGGCGGACGCGCCTACGATCGTCCGCCGGTCAACGCGGTCGAGGCCGAATCGCGGCGCAACGGGCGGTTCGAGGCCGCCGGACACACCACGGGCACCGTCGACGTCGGACTGTTGCGCGAGCGGCAGTCCCGGCAGGCCATCGACTTCGGGGTGCCCGGAATCCTCGACCTGCGGCGGGCACGTACAGTTCTGCGGTGA
- the ypfJ gene encoding KPN_02809 family neutral zinc metallopeptidase, translated as MTFQGSGSIDTGNVSGGGGGGGRIALGGGAGLLITIVALFFGVNPGDLLGGGGPAPGTSSDAAQIQQQLDSCTYEMANENTICRIKATTVSVDTVWSDLWPEYQAPQTVIFADAVNTGCGSASSATGPFYCPADSTAYFDPTFFAQLRRMGGSDGPLAQEYVVAHEYGHHVQNLTGALAKGQRMGSQGPRSGSVRVELQADCLAGVWAHHADDGPDALLAPITEEQIATVIQTAKAIGDDTIQGPGSNPEGWTHGSAAQRTRWFTIGYQAGDPDRCDTFATDAL; from the coding sequence GTGACCTTCCAAGGCAGCGGATCGATCGACACCGGCAACGTCTCCGGCGGCGGGGGCGGCGGGGGCCGGATCGCGCTGGGCGGTGGCGCGGGGCTCCTCATCACGATCGTCGCGCTGTTCTTCGGCGTGAATCCCGGCGACCTGCTCGGTGGCGGCGGTCCGGCGCCCGGGACGTCGTCCGACGCGGCACAGATCCAGCAGCAGCTGGACTCGTGCACTTACGAGATGGCCAACGAGAACACGATCTGCCGGATCAAGGCGACCACCGTGAGCGTCGACACGGTGTGGTCGGACCTGTGGCCCGAGTACCAGGCGCCGCAGACGGTCATCTTCGCCGATGCGGTGAACACCGGTTGCGGTTCGGCGAGTTCGGCGACCGGCCCGTTCTACTGCCCCGCCGATTCGACGGCGTACTTCGACCCCACGTTCTTCGCCCAGCTCCGCCGCATGGGCGGCAGCGACGGACCTCTCGCGCAGGAGTACGTCGTGGCCCACGAGTACGGGCACCACGTGCAGAATCTCACCGGCGCGCTCGCGAAGGGACAGCGGATGGGTTCGCAGGGACCGCGATCGGGTTCGGTCCGGGTCGAATTGCAGGCAGACTGCCTCGCCGGGGTGTGGGCCCACCACGCCGACGACGGTCCCGACGCGCTGCTGGCGCCCATCACCGAGGAACAGATCGCGACCGTGATCCAGACCGCGAAGGCCATCGGCGACGACACCATCCAGGGTCCGGGTTCCAATCCCGAGGGTTGGACCCACGGTTCGGCCGCGCAGCGCACGCGCTGGTTCACCATCGGCTATCAGGCGGGCGACCCGGATCGCTGCGACACGTTCGCCACCGACGCCCTGTGA
- a CDS encoding DUF885 domain-containing protein, producing MNATDTAGAREPTAVDAIAEAHLDRLCTLDPLLATEIGHGEHDDRMTDFSAQGCAERAEVAAGTLSALARADVADAIDRVTVATMSASLRRELALADAGEHIGECNVIASPLQALRDVFDLMPTDTREQREVFLSRLTAIPASLTGVVDGLAHRLRHGPRPARRQVEAVARQADSAADGIGGNTAPIAADPALAGTLATALDAARTSFGTFAHYLRTEVLDHAVDDDAVGRDRYLLHLPAYLGADADPDDAYAWAMTRLQQIVAEQQEIAEGLLPGQGVPATLAWLDRQPQYQIHDRGEFVDWMQATSDAAVAGLAGTHFDLPARLSRLECRLAPSSTGIIYYTQPSEDLARPGRMWWAVPDDQTVFHTWQEKTTVYHEGVPGHHLQLGSAIVDPDLNSWRKLASFTSGHGEGWALYAERLMDELGWLEDPGDRMGMLDSQRLRAARVVVDIGVHCRLPAPESLGGGIWDADKAWTFLTSSVAMDHSVLRFELDRYLGWPGQAPSYALGQRVWERTRTDALRLHPDWTLQDFHSRALALGGVSLDVLAAEVVGRPDD from the coding sequence GTGAACGCCACCGACACCGCGGGCGCGCGCGAGCCCACCGCCGTCGACGCGATCGCCGAGGCGCATCTGGACCGGCTGTGCACGCTCGATCCGCTGCTCGCCACCGAGATCGGTCACGGCGAGCACGACGACCGGATGACCGATTTCTCGGCGCAGGGGTGCGCCGAACGCGCCGAGGTCGCCGCCGGCACCCTGTCCGCCCTGGCGCGCGCCGACGTCGCCGATGCCATCGACCGCGTCACCGTCGCCACCATGAGCGCCTCGCTGCGTCGTGAACTCGCGCTCGCCGACGCCGGCGAGCACATCGGCGAGTGCAACGTCATCGCGTCGCCGCTGCAGGCACTGCGCGACGTCTTCGACCTCATGCCGACCGACACCCGCGAACAACGCGAGGTCTTCCTGTCCCGGCTCACCGCGATCCCGGCCTCGCTCACCGGCGTCGTCGACGGTCTGGCCCACCGGCTCCGGCACGGTCCGCGGCCGGCACGCCGGCAGGTGGAGGCCGTCGCCCGGCAAGCGGATTCGGCGGCCGACGGCATCGGCGGCAACACGGCGCCGATTGCGGCCGACCCGGCGCTGGCGGGCACGCTCGCCACTGCGCTCGACGCCGCCCGCACCTCGTTCGGGACGTTCGCCCACTACCTGCGCACCGAGGTTCTCGATCACGCCGTCGACGACGACGCCGTCGGCCGCGACCGGTACCTGCTGCACCTGCCGGCGTATCTGGGCGCCGACGCCGACCCCGACGACGCCTATGCGTGGGCGATGACCCGGCTGCAGCAGATCGTCGCCGAGCAGCAGGAGATCGCCGAGGGACTGCTCCCGGGACAGGGCGTGCCGGCGACGCTCGCCTGGCTGGATCGCCAGCCGCAGTACCAGATCCACGATCGCGGCGAGTTCGTCGACTGGATGCAGGCGACCTCCGACGCGGCCGTCGCCGGCCTCGCGGGCACCCACTTCGACCTCCCGGCCCGGCTGTCCCGGCTCGAATGCCGGCTCGCCCCGTCGTCGACCGGCATCATCTACTACACCCAGCCCAGCGAGGATCTGGCCCGGCCGGGCCGGATGTGGTGGGCGGTACCCGACGATCAGACCGTCTTCCACACCTGGCAGGAGAAGACGACCGTCTACCACGAGGGCGTCCCCGGACATCACCTGCAGCTCGGCTCGGCGATCGTCGACCCGGACCTCAATTCCTGGCGCAAGCTCGCCTCCTTCACCTCCGGACACGGCGAGGGCTGGGCTTTGTACGCCGAGCGGCTGATGGACGAGCTCGGCTGGCTCGAGGACCCGGGTGACCGCATGGGCATGCTCGACTCCCAGCGGCTGCGGGCCGCGCGTGTCGTGGTCGACATCGGCGTGCACTGCCGTCTGCCCGCACCGGAGTCCCTCGGCGGCGGGATCTGGGACGCCGACAAGGCCTGGACGTTCCTGACCTCGTCGGTGGCGATGGACCACTCGGTGCTGCGCTTCGAGCTCGACCGCTATCTGGGCTGGCCCGGTCAGGCCCCCTCGTACGCGCTCGGCCAGCGCGTCTGGGAACGGACCCGCACCGACGCGCTCCGCCTCCACCCGGACTGGACCCTCCAGGACTTCCATTCGCGCGCACTGGCTCTCGGCGGTGTGTCCCTGGACGTACTCGCGGCCGAGGTCGTCGGCCGTCCCGACGACTGA
- the aspS gene encoding aspartate--tRNA ligase, whose protein sequence is MLRTHSAGSLRRADALQTVTVAGWVARRRDHGGVVFIDLRDATGLVQVVFRDESVAPAAHRLRAEYCVAVTGVVEVRPEGSENPNLSSGEIEINAVELEVLNESAPLPFQLDETPGEEARLRHRYLDLRREGPSAALRLRSRANAAARGVLAAHDFTEIETPTLTRSTPEGARDFLVPARLQPGTFYALPQSPQLFKQLLMVAGMERYYQIARCYRDEDFRADRQPEFTQLDIEMSFVDQDDVIAVAEEILVALWKLIGVDISTPIPRMTYADAMRRFGSDKPDLRFGIELVECAEYFKDTPFRVFQAPYVGAVVMSGGASQPRRQLDAWQEWAKQRGARGLAYVLIGEDGTLSGPVAKNLSEEERSGLAAHVGAKPGDCVFFGAGEVKSTRALLGAARGEIASKLGLVKDGDWAFTWVVDAPMFEPAADATASGDVALGHSAWTAVHHAFTSPKPESIDALESDPGAALAYAYDIVCNGNEIGGGSIRIHRRDVQERVFEIMGIGHDEAQEKFGFLLDAFAYGAPPHGGIAFGWDRITALLAGESSIREVIAFPKSGGGVDPLTDAPAAITAQQRKESGIDAKPAPRGGAGRPDSEQKGAATGAEGTSA, encoded by the coding sequence GTGCTCCGCACGCATTCCGCAGGTTCGCTGCGCCGCGCCGACGCGTTGCAGACCGTCACCGTCGCCGGGTGGGTCGCGCGCCGTCGCGACCACGGTGGCGTTGTCTTCATCGACCTGCGCGACGCCACCGGGCTGGTCCAGGTGGTCTTCCGGGACGAGTCGGTCGCACCGGCCGCCCACCGGCTGCGCGCCGAGTACTGCGTGGCGGTGACCGGCGTCGTCGAGGTGCGCCCCGAGGGCAGTGAGAACCCCAACCTGAGCTCCGGCGAGATCGAGATCAACGCCGTCGAGCTCGAGGTCCTCAACGAGTCGGCGCCCCTGCCGTTCCAGCTCGACGAGACGCCGGGCGAGGAGGCGCGTCTGCGCCACCGCTACCTCGACCTCCGGCGCGAGGGGCCGAGTGCGGCCCTGCGTCTGCGTTCGCGGGCCAACGCGGCCGCGCGTGGCGTGCTCGCCGCGCACGACTTCACCGAGATCGAGACGCCCACGCTGACCCGGTCCACGCCGGAAGGGGCCCGGGACTTCCTGGTCCCGGCGCGCCTGCAGCCGGGCACGTTCTACGCGCTGCCGCAGAGCCCGCAGCTGTTCAAGCAGCTGCTGATGGTCGCCGGCATGGAGCGCTACTACCAGATCGCGCGCTGTTACCGCGACGAGGACTTCCGGGCCGACCGGCAGCCGGAGTTCACCCAGCTCGACATCGAGATGAGCTTCGTCGATCAGGACGACGTCATCGCGGTCGCCGAGGAGATCCTGGTCGCGCTGTGGAAGCTCATCGGGGTCGACATCTCGACCCCGATCCCGCGGATGACCTACGCCGACGCGATGCGCCGCTTCGGTTCGGACAAGCCGGATCTGCGCTTCGGGATCGAACTCGTGGAATGCGCCGAGTACTTCAAGGACACCCCGTTCCGGGTGTTCCAGGCCCCGTACGTCGGTGCCGTGGTCATGTCGGGCGGGGCGTCGCAGCCGCGTCGTCAGCTCGACGCGTGGCAGGAGTGGGCCAAGCAGCGCGGTGCGCGCGGTCTGGCATACGTGCTCATCGGGGAGGACGGCACGCTCAGCGGGCCGGTCGCCAAGAACCTGTCCGAGGAGGAGCGCTCCGGTCTGGCCGCTCACGTCGGCGCGAAGCCCGGCGACTGTGTGTTCTTCGGTGCGGGAGAGGTGAAGTCGACGCGCGCGCTGCTGGGCGCCGCCCGCGGCGAGATCGCCTCGAAGCTGGGTCTCGTCAAGGACGGCGACTGGGCGTTCACCTGGGTGGTCGACGCGCCGATGTTCGAACCGGCCGCGGACGCAACCGCTTCCGGCGATGTGGCACTCGGGCATTCGGCCTGGACCGCGGTGCATCACGCGTTCACCTCGCCCAAGCCGGAGTCGATCGACGCCCTCGAGTCCGATCCCGGCGCGGCCCTGGCCTACGCCTACGACATCGTGTGCAACGGCAACGAGATCGGCGGCGGATCGATCCGTATCCATCGCCGTGACGTGCAGGAGCGGGTCTTCGAGATCATGGGCATCGGCCACGACGAGGCGCAGGAGAAGTTCGGCTTCCTGCTCGACGCCTTTGCCTACGGCGCACCGCCGCACGGTGGCATCGCCTTCGGCTGGGACCGCATCACCGCGCTGCTCGCCGGTGAGTCGTCCATCCGCGAGGTGATCGCCTTCCCGAAGTCGGGTGGTGGCGTCGACCCGCTGACCGATGCCCCGGCCGCGATCACCGCGCAGCAGCGCAAGGAATCGGGGATCGACGCCAAGCCCGCGCCGCGGGGCGGCGCCGGCCGGCCGGACAGCGAGCAAAAGGGCGCCGCGACGGGCGCCGAAGGTACCTCGGCCTGA